ATTGAGGCAGTTTCTACCACATAGTCAGCACTTGATCAACATTTCTTTCACTTAACAGCCTCTTtaatcttgtttctttttttcataagaTGGAGATCCAAACTCCGTTCTGAGATGTGGACAGTTGGGTGGCATCAGAATTGTTGAAAGCATAGTGCACAAAAGTTCAGATATCTGGCATGAGAATTTAAAtccaaacaaatatttattcagtctGTGTCATGCTGGCTCTTGGACAGACGAATAAGAAGCATCCTTGCTCTTGAAGGTGCTTGCATTTGTCTTTTTACTCTGTGTAGCAAATTACCACCAGTTTTGCTGCTTAAACAACACTATTATCTTTTAGAATTTATGGGTCAGGCACCAGGGTACCTCAAGCTCAAGGTCTCTTGTGAAGTTGTGAGAGAGGAGTATCTCCTGGGGCCTATCATGTCAGGCTCAGAGTCTTCCACACCCACTGGCTTTTAGCAGAACTCAGTTTTTTGTGGGTGTAGGATGTAAGACCAGAGTCCCCATTTTGTCGCTAGTGTTGTCTGGGATGCTGCTGGATCCTAAAGGCTGCCTGCCTTAGGGCGTTCTTCACAGCAGGGCTGTTTGCTCCTACAGCAGTGCAGGATGAACAAACATTTATCAGGTTCAAATTTTGGGGACAAGTGGGAGAATCTCTTCTTTCAGAAAGTGTTCCATCCTTTCAGGGCCCACTGATTAGGTCAGGCTCACCCAGGATTAGCTCCAAGCCAGCTGATTCAAGCACCTTCATCTTTGTCACATAACCTAAGCATGGAGGTGATACTGCATCCAAGTCACAGGTCTCATCCCACACTCAAGGGGAGAAGAGTACATACCTGGCTCACCAGGTTAGAGGAACACTTCCTCCATCTTAAGAGACCTGCCTGTCTGCCTCGGTGCTTACCTCCCCTTGAGGATGGCAGACTCACATTACCAGCAGGCCTGTGCCGAGGGCTCGAATGCATTACTGCATCTGACTCTTATAGACCATGATCTTCATTTTGCAAGGGAGAGACCTGAGCACATAACAAAGAAACCACAGAACCAGGAACCCAAACCTAGGCAGCCAGAATCTACACAGGGGTACCAGACTTTATCTGGAAAGAACCAAACAGTGAATATTTTCAGCATTGCAGCCCAGATGGTCTCTGTAGCAGctactcagctctgccactgCAGCAGGAAAGCAGCCACAAACACgagccaataaaactttatttacagggcggtgcctgtggctcagtgagtagggcactggccccatatgccgagggtggcgggttcaaacccagccccggccaaactgcaacaaaaaaatagccgggcattgtggcgggcgcctgtagtcccagctactcaggaggctgaggcaagagaatcgcgtaagcccaagagttagaggttgctgtgagccatgtaacgccacggcactctaccgagggcggtacagtgagactctgtctatacaagaaaaacaaacaaacaaaaaaaaaactatttacaaaACTCTGATGGTgctagctcagcagctagagcgccagccacatataccggagctggcgggtttgaatccaaacagtgacaactataaccaaaaaaaatagctgggtattgtggtgggtgcttgtagtcccagctacttgggatgctgaggcaagagaatcccttaagcccaagagttggaggttgctgtgagcagtgatggcacggtactctactgagggtgacatagtaagactcttatctcaaaaaaaaactctgtTGGTGGACCAGATTTGACCCAAGGCCCATAGTTTACAACCCCTccgcccccagccccacccacccTACACCACTGCACAGGGCTGCCCTTGATGGTGCTATAGCTGCAGATAGGTACCCACTCTCTGCCTTTTGGTGAGACAGGTGGCTGGAATAATGACCATTTCTGTGGGTGAGACTGGAGGGAAGAAAACTAGGCCAGAGGGCTGAAAGATGAGAAGAGTTAGGAGGGACAGAGGCAGATTATTTCAGAAAAAGCATCAGGGAGTACAGAGGCAGCTACTGCCCCCTTGGGGAGCCATGGCTGAGATAAACCTGCAAAGGAGGCATAGAGATATCCAGGCAGAGAGGATATGCAGACCTATTGGGGGCACTCAGTTCACCAGACATGGCAAAGCAAAAAGATGGCAAAGGTCAGGCACCATGCAGTGTAATCATCCCCTCTaattctaattttagaacatttctataTCTTAAAAGCAGCCCTGTCCCCATCAGAAGTCACTTCCCATCCCAGCCCCTGGCCACGAATCCACTTCCCCATCTCTCAATCTGCCTgttctgggcatttcatataaatggaatctcaACACTgtgtgtccttttgtgtctggctgctCACTGAGCACTatgtcctcaaggtccatccTCGTAGCCTGTGTCAAAGGCTCGTTCCTTTACGTAGCTGAGTGATATCCCAGTGTATAGAGGAACCACTGCCTATTGTGCTGCTCACGAGTTCAAAATGGTTTAATATTTcgaaaagaatcaaaagaagaaTAGTTCAAGATgtgaaaattatgtgaaattgaCATTTCAGAGccataaataaaatttcccagcCCCCTGACACTTGGGCTGTTCCATGTTGCCTGCAGCTACTTCCAAGCCAGGCAGAGCTGAGCAGTTGTGACCGATCCCATGTGGCCTGTGTGGTCTCAACATAGCTGCCACCCCTCTGTAGAATATTTGCTGAGCGTGCTGTGGTGGGGACCGTCTGGAGCCAGCTGTCATCAGGCTCCTCCCGTACCTGGAGAGGTTGGCTCTCACACCTGTGTTGTGCTGGGGCGGGCACGTGTCCTCAGAACAAACCTCacactttcctctttctcctccttgtgATTTCTCCAAGCCAGTGGAATCCTGAAAGGGTTCGATCCACTCCTCAACCTTGTGCTCGATGGGACCATTGAATACATGAGAGGTGAGCTGGGCCAATAGGTGCTGGGGCATCATGcaagactttttgtttgtttgcttatcttAAATCTCTTCCTCAAACCTCTGATAGCCACCTGAGCTGAGGGCACAAAGCCCTGTGGGTTAGACAGCTGATGGGTGTGTTTGGTTATCCACTGATCTGGGTGTTCTGGCATCGCCTTAGGTACTTGAGAGATGTGGGGGCATTTTGCCTGTCCGATCTCTGGTTCCTAAATATCTGCCAGGTGCTTAACATATACCCACGTGGTTCCAGAGAGGACAAGTCAGGGATAAGAAGCAAACATGTTTTGGGCGTCTCTTCTATTCACACCCAGCCCATTCTCCCTCTCTGGAGAGCCATCCCTCAGGTCCCCTGGTCTTTACTTCCAGTGATGCCCCCGGTCCCTCCTGGCCAAGCACTCCCTGCCTATCAGCCAGCAAGCCCTGGCTTAGCCCAACTGAGACATTTGGGGGATGCCGAGACTTGGGGTGCGGAGTCTTGCCCTTTGGGGGCCCATTGGCGAGACTGAGACAACATTTACTCTCGAGAAAAGATAAACAGTTTAACCCACTGTGGCAGCATCCCTGGGCTGTGTGGATAGGGAGGGGGCTGCTTTTACCTCCCTTTGTTTATTTCTGGGAAGGGGCTTTCCTGGCTTATGGAAGGACAGCCCCTGGCTCAGATAGTGTCAGGGAAATGCATAGCAGCTCAGCACCAAGTGCCTCAGGAGTGGTGGCCGCTGTTCTGCCCTCTGTTCCAGAGCCTGTTTGGTCTGTGGTTTCATCCCCAGAACAACCTGGGAGTTGTTATGCAGCAACTAGAACCATTCATCTGTCCCAGGCCAGGGAGGGAAGGGTAGGCCCAGAGCAGTTATCCCCAAGAGATCTGGTTGTGGCAGAGCCAGGTCTTGGACTAGGTCTCTGACTTCCAAAGCTGGGCCCCTGGGTCCTCTTCTCTCCCACGCCTCAGGATAGCAGGAATGAGGATTTTTGGTTTCCTGTGACCAAGAGCTCACAGTCACTCCCTGGGCATCTTCTTGCCATACCATTAACAGCCTCATTATTCAGGCCACATAGGAACTAGGGAGCTGGTGTACTTGGTCCCAGCTGCACAGTTGATGGCTGGTCCTGGACCCTAGTTCTAGGATCCATGGGCCCAGTTAGCTCCCAGATCAGGGTGACTGCCACCCTCTAGGCCTCTCTGTTCCTGGCATTTGCGGGAAGGAGCAACTGTGGCTGCTGTTTCTGCAACAGCTGCTGGGCTTGATGGTCTGCGGCTCCTCCCCAAGAGAAAGGCCATATATCTGGAATTGGGGAGGCTGGTAGCTGGCAGGGTGGAGTTTGTCCCTTTTGAGGTCTTAAGCTGCTGCCAGCACCCATGGGATACAGGTTGGAGATGTGGCTGTGAGACCCTTTGGCTGGGGTCTTTGGGGCCAACTCAGCCTCTGTCTGTTCTCTCCAGACCCTGATGACCAGTACAAGCTCACGGAGGACACGCgccagctgggcctggtggtgtgCAGGGGCACATCTGTGGTGCTCATCTGCCCACAGGACGGCATGGAGGCCATTCCCAACCCCTTCGTCCAGCAGCATGATGCCTAGCAGCCAGCACAGTCTCCACAGCACCCACCAGCACTGGAACAGaaggtcttttcctttttgtataggttaaacttttgttttcttaataaaacTGCAAACCTCAAGTGCCCAGCCTGAGGTTTTACTTTTCCAGCCATGACCTTCCAGGGAAATCTGGGGCCCTAAGATCTATCTGCTTTCAGGCCCTGAGGTTTGTTGAGCACTGGTCATGGTCCCAGCAGGGCACAGCAGCATTTTGGAGGTGACCAAGTCAGGCCCAGGCCAGGAGATTGGAGCAAGTGAGTTGGGAGCCATACTCTTTGTAGGTGCTTTTCAGAGTGCCCAGTCTAGCCCTCCCCCCAGGTTCCTTCCCCAAGGAAGATGTGTCCTGGTAGGGCACACAAACCAGTCTGGGCATTGGCTTCTCACCCAGCTCCCATGGTCCTGCCAGGCTTGGCCACCTTTCCATATTGCACAGCCATCTTGTCCTCGGCCTCACCAATAGCTTTCCCCACCTGCACCAAGACCCCTGCACACTCTATAGCTGGCCAGCTTGGGGTCATCCCGGGCATCTTCATGACAGACAGTCGTCCTCCCAGGCTCTGTTCCCTCTATCCTTGTCCTTGTCAGGATTCTGTCCCCCCACACAGAGGGCTGGGTGTATGTGTCTAGTCAttactcaggtggctgagaaTGAGAGGACCAGGACATCCCTGGTTGACTTGGCCAGGGATGTGAGCTTGCGAGGGTCATCCTGGCAGGAATGCGGACCCCTTCACTCTAGCTGCAGGTGTGGGAAGCCACCACAGGAGGGGCAGGGCTCACCTCCCTACCCCACTAGCTGGCTTCTGGGCTTAAAGTAGGGATCTGGTCCCACAGACACAGCTTTACTGTGGCCCAAGCAGTATTAGCCCCTGCAGCTGGGGAATTAGTTATTAGTTCTGTAGCCAAGTCCCAtgtccctcccacccacccaccatctGGCTCAGCCCTACCTCCACCTTATCAGAGGCCTCTACAGGCTCAGCCTGAGGCCTAGCCAGGAGGGCAGGAGCTACAGAGTCACAGGCTTCCAGGAAGGGCAGCTAGAAGGTATGCTCAGTGTGCTGacattgaacctgccagcccgtTTGACAATTAGGGGGGCCAGAACTCAGAGGTCACAGGGTGGAGAAACCTAGAACCCGGGTACCAGAGCCCCAAAAATCCACATTCTGTTCACATGGTACATCCAGCCTGCCCTGTCTGAGGCCAGACATAAAGGCAGAAACGGAGTCCCAGGTGGCATGAGGTCTGAGCCCAGCTGGAACCCCCAAGGCCTTAGAGGCTAAGGAGGGGAGTCAAAGGAGGAAGTCTGTTATCCCACCCCCCTGGTTTCCCCTAAAGAGAAAGCAAGGCTTGTCCTGTACCCCGGCCCCACTGTTGCACCCCTCAAAACAGCCTCCCATGCTCCAGACTGTTCTCTACCTACTCTGTCACCTCCCCATGAGCTGATAAAGACAGAAGCCACCTTGTGTGGCCACAGAGTCCTGGTCTCAAATCTCATACCACTTAAACTTACGGTAAGTGTCCCAACCTCTCTGAAACTCCTCTCCTAGGTTTAGGAAAAACCCTTAAGCAGTGCCGTGGGAGCCCAGGAGAACAGCTTGAACTGACCATGAGAATATGGGAAAAGTGACATGTGGATTTAGAGCATTGTTCACAAAGGGAGGGATCTTGTGGCTTCCACATTGGCCCTCTTGGAACACTTCCCTGGGATAACCATGACATGTGGGAGCTGGATCAGCCTACTGGAGGCTGAGCTGCTACCAACCAGCTGTCCATGGTCATGGAAGGCCTTGGACTTGCAGACCAGGCCACACTGCAGGTGTCTGAGGGCTCATGAGGTAGCCCAGGTGAGGCCAGTCTGGGATCTTTGTAGCTGACCCACAGGGATCATGAGAAATAACTGTTTTGTGCCTCTAAATCTTGGGTTTGACGGTGTTTGCTATACAACAATAGGAAACTGACAGAAAACTGGCAAATCACAGCATGATGCCACTTACTTGAGATAACCATTTTTTTGTCTCTGTACATTtaaaggcagggcatggtggctcatgtctataatcctagcaaggTTACCAAGGCatgaggatcagttgagctcagaagttcaagacccacctgagcaaagagcaagactctgtctctactaaaaatagaaagattaatcagacattgtggcaggtgcctgtagtcccagctaccccggcagctgaagcaggaagatcacttgagtgcaggagttggaggctgcagtgagctgtgatcacatcattgcactccaacctgggcaacagtgagaccctgtctcaaaaaaaagaaagaaaggacctGGGATTATATATGGTGGTCTGCTcacaatgttttaatattttaaaaggagaaatttaatatttaatatcttaCATTTAGTATCATgttgaaaatttaatattttacaaaGCCAGAAACAGGGAGACTCAGAGATTTAGAGAGACAAGGAGAGGGAGAAACAGGCAGCAACTTAaagaaggaagcaagagagaaatgaagacaCTATATGGACACTGGATGCCCCAGTCCCTACCTACTCCCCAGCATAATTATATCCCTGGCCCCAGCCATCTGGAGGCTGCCCACTGATCCCAGCTAGGATCCACTGTTTGAAGTCCTTGTTGTAGCCAACTCAGGTCTTGGGTCCCAGTGTAGGGGCTGTGGCCCTTGGACCAGGCACCCACCCTGTTGCATGTGCCCCTGGTCACAACGGCCCGCGGCTTCCAGCTGCTGGTCAAGTGGCCTTAAGCCTTACCCTTGGTGGCCCCACCAGACAGGGTAGGCCCAAGCTTGACCCCAGACCAGCCAGGGACCCCCAGGATACCACCTCATAGCAGGTTCTGGAAGCTTCTGGAAGTGAATAAGACCTTGACCTTGCAGATGGTCAGTcctgctcctccctctccccagatGTCTGTGATTCACATGAGCCTCCCCAAGACCCTCTGGTAAGTCCTTATATTATCCCTCTTTGCTAGTGAGGCAGCTACTACACAGCCAACCTAGTGTCACATGGCCAAGATTCTAACCAGGTGGCACCATCTTCCCACAtgtccttcccctgcccccaagTCCTCAGGTTCCTAACCTACTTGTGAGTGCAGAAACCAAGCCCCAAAGCCTGTGAGAGGAACAAAGAGAAGACGGAATAGCCCAAATAACCCAGACAGCACGGCCACTTTTTAGGCCTCATACCACAGGTCTCTCCCTGCTCCCTACAgccccccagcctcccaagtcccaGCGCCAGTGCAGGGACTTGGATGAGACTATGAAGAATGGGAAGTCCCTGTACCTCAGCCACTTGGCCACACGTTTTGGGGGCTCAGATTCCTGCCTGGACTCAAGACAAGCATGTGGGTATGGAAGGAAGGAGGTTTATAAACAGGCAATCTGTGCAAGTAAGGAGGGGTCCTAGGATTTGGGGAGACTGCCCAGGGTAACAGCAGGGACACCCCTGGGGATCCAGCCCAACTGTTCTGGCTCAAGCCACTGGGATCTCCCCACATACCTTCCAGCTCCACACCACCCAGAGTGTCCACTGCCTCTGGGTGTCCTGCCACCCCACCCTACTTGTCTGTTAGATCCAGGGCTTCATGGGGGCGGCCTGGGTCTGTCAGGAAGTATTTGCCTTGAATGACAACTCAGGCCCTTCTACCTGTGGGTTTTCATGCTTTCTGCCTCCCTCCAGGACTCAGGTTAGCAAACCTCTACCCACTGCCTGCCCACCCTACCCACAGTTGTCCAAGCTCACAGAGCCAGCAGGTATCAGGATTCACCCAGGGACAAGGGCCCTATGGCCACCAGGCTTCCTGTGCCAAGAGAAGATGGGCATACCAGGCTATAAGCAGAGACAGCAAATGCACAGGAGCAGGTCTGGTGACAGGGAACCAGGCAGGTGGCAGGCAGAGGTCCAGGAAGCAGAGCCTGAGACGCAGGTGGCCTTGTCTCACCACTATTGCTGAAAAAATGTGTCTGAGTTCACCCCTACTTCCCCCAGCTCTGTCCCCGTACCAGAGAGGAGCCCCAAAGTTAATGTGCCCCAGATGCTGCTTTCTTATCCACTAAGTGTCTCCCCAGCTTCCCACATCTAAGAAAGCAGCCCTATAATTCATGCCCCAAACCTTAGGATTACCTTTCCTCCGCACCCCGACATCCCATCCATCAGCAAATGCTGACAACTCCACCTGCATGATGCCGAAGCTATTAAGGAATACACAGCATCAATCCTCCCCCAAACACtttcagaaagtagaagagagGCTCAGCTCCTgaagcttaagtggctaaggcgccagtcacatacaccagagctggggggtttgaatccagcccgggcctgccaaacaacaatgacaactacaaccaaaaaatagccaggcattgtggtgggcgcctatagtcccagctacttgggaggctgaggcaagagaatcacttaagcccagagttagaggttgctgtgagctgtgatgccatggcactctacctaggatgacagcttgaggctctgtctcaaaaaagaagaaagtaggaGAGGAAGGATCATTTCCTAGGTCATTTTATGAAGCCCACATAACCAAACACTAATAAAGATATTAcagaaagggtggtgcctgtggctcaaaggagtagggtgccagccccacatgccagaggtggtgggttcaaacccagccctggccaaactgcaaaaacaaaaaagaaaaaattaaaaccacaaacataaaaaaagaaaaaaagatattacagaaaaagaaaaatcactgaccaatatccctcatgaatatGGCTGcgaaaattcttaataaaatagtAATGAAGTGAATGTGGCCATCTGTAAAAAGCATGATACATCATAACCACCAAGTGGGGTTTATCCTAGGAATGCAAGTTTGGTATAATATCCAAAACCCAATGTGATTAGCTACAATCACAGCATAAAGGAGGGAAACAACATGACCGTCTCAGGAGATGTGGAAAATTCAACACTCCCTTAGACAAAAATTCAGTACTCATTCAGATTAAAAACTCAgtgccaggtgccgtggctcatgcctacaatctcagcactttgggagaccaaggagatTGCCtgaagccccatctctacaagTGAAAAAATTATGTGGTGTTATggtcccatagtcccagctgcttggaaggctaggcaggaggatctcttgaggccaggagttcaaggctgcactaAACTAGATTGAGTAAAATCCACGAGAGCATGCCCACTGCCCTCTGCACAGGGAGTGTGAACTGTAGGCTTCAGTATCCCTCCCCTGGATCAGGACTATACCtgcctcccatctccctccccaaATTCCTACAGCCTAGCAGCAAAGCAGATCCTGTCACTCCCTGCAGACCCTTGGGAGCCACTGGGCTATTCCTGCCTCACAGCTTTTACATGTGCTTCTGAGACATTTTCCTCCCACATACAAATCTCATCTGTGGTTTCCTGCGGGCCATTGCTTCCCAAACCATCCTCCTAAAGCAGCCCTCTTACCTGGTCACTGCCTACCCAGAATCTATACCATTGTCTGCAGTCACCATCCATCTGTTTCAGGGTTCCTCATCCAAATCTCCTATCcatctagaacagtgtttttcaacctttttatctcatggcacacatgtgcctgtggctcagtgggcagggcactggccccacatactaatggtggcaggttcgaactcagccctggccaaactgcaacaaaaaaatagcctggcgttgtggcgggcccctgtagtcccagctcctctggaggcgaaggcaagagaattgcctaagcccaggagttggaggttgctgtgagctgtgacgctatggcactctcccaagggcgataaagtgaaactctatatcaaaaaaaaaaaaacacttctgcagcatacttaaattatgttcatcaggggcagtgcctgtggctcagttggtaaggcaccggccccatatacctttGTATCCCGAACCTGTCACAGTGGGGACTGTTGGGAATGCTCAGTGTCCTTAGCACCTTGTTCTATGCACAGCACTGAGTAAATGTTGACTCAGTAAATAATAATGCCTCATGCTTCATGGCTGCCAACTGGACCAGGCAGACTCATAAACCTGCTCTGCCCTGGcggtacctatagctcagtgcatagggctctggccacatacacccaggctggtgggttcaaacccagcctcagccagctaaaacaacaatgacaactgcaacaaaaatagctgggcattctggtgggcgcatgtggtcccagctacttgagaggctgaggcaggagaattgcttaagcccaagagtttgaggttactgtgagctgtgaggccatggcactctactgggggtgacttggtgagactgtctcaaaaaaaaaaaaaatgctctaacCATTTAATCCTCGCCAAAGCAATAAGGagttgttctttgttttgtttgtttgtttgtttgaaagagtctcactatgttgccctcggtagagtactgtggcatcacagctcacagcaacttcaaacttttgggcgtaagtgattctctggcctccgcctcccaagtagctgggactacaggtgcccaccacaaagcctggccaatttttttgttgttgcagttgtcattgttgtttttttttctgaccctggtcggattcgaacccaccagcttcattgtatgtgagctatgggcaccgccaggAGTTGGTTATTATTATTCTCGCTTTATGAATGAGGATattggggctcagagaggttaggtcaCTAGCCTCCTGTCACACAGGCAAACCTGGGGCTGGACCCCAGGCCTCTGGAGTTCAAGGCTTCAATTACTCCCAGCATTTTCCTCCCAGAAACTGATGACTATACCCCCACTTACAGAGAGGGAACCCCTGTCTGGGGCCACACCTGAGGCTCACCAGCTACCTGCCCCCACAGCCTGTCACCACAGGCCTGTGACCACCACACCTGATCCCTTGCATCATGCTGGAGAGAGAGGGCAAGAGGAGgaggatttttaattttagaaataattcctGCCATGTAAGTCCTCCTGCTGGCGTTCCCTGGGAAGAGCCCCTCCTTAGAAGCCCCCTAGGCAGGCAGCCGCCTCCCTGCCCACTTGCAAGGCTTTTTGTGTGGGAGGGGCCGCCCTTTCCGCCCAGGTGGTCCGTCTCCATGGCAACATTCCCATCCCAGGTGGTCGTAACCTTGGCAACCAGGTACTACCACCCCAGTGCCTGGGAGGCTCTAACTTGGGCCGtgtccccctcccctgccccccacacccACCCAGGGCAATTCTTAGGCAGGAAGGGGGGACACCCACCTGGAATGATGGGTCCAGAGAGAGCAAGGGCTGCTCCAAGGTTATCCAGCAGCCAAGAGCAGCCCAGCCTGGGATATTCCACCAGACTTCAAACCCACCTTCTTTATCCTATAACCTGCATATTCTCCTCATTtgctgagcatctactatgtggcCAGGTCCATACTGGGCCCAGGCATGGTTCCCTGCCTCTAGCAGGCACTGgccaaggaaagaaagagagaaataaggcAGTGATTCCTGGGAGCAGTGAGCACTTCTAGGGAAACTGCTCAGACCCCCAGAAACCCTGATCCTGGGAACAAACTCTATCCCCTTCAATGTCTGTGGATCATTCATGCATTTAACCAGCTTTTATCGGACACCTGCTCTGTGTGTTAGGTGCCAGAGACACAACAATGAAGGAGGAGGGCAGAAACACACAGCATAATTTACAAAATtacagaatatctttttttttttttgagacacagtctcactttgttgccctccgtagggTGCCATGGTTCACACCTCCATagagtgtcatagttcatagcaacctccaactcttgggctcaagcgattctcttgcctcagcctcccaagtagctgggactacatgtgcccaccacaacaactagttagttttagagattgggtcttgctcttgctcaggctggtttcaaacccatgagctcaggcaatccacccacctcggcctcccagagtgctaggattataggcgtgagccaccgcacctggcccaatTACAGAATATCTTAACAGGAAGGTCCAGGAGGCTGGGAAAGACAGAGACTTGCATGAGTTGAGAGGTAGATGGGGGTGGCAGAGCAGACATCTGTCTCCACCCTGAGGTCTCAACCCAGCCCTTCAGCCACAGCCATGTTCCTGGACCCAGCAAGCTCCCTGGTGTGCCCCTCTATCACTGGGGACCCTGGAGGA
This region of Nycticebus coucang isolate mNycCou1 chromosome 2, mNycCou1.pri, whole genome shotgun sequence genomic DNA includes:
- the LSM7 gene encoding U6 snRNA-associated Sm-like protein LSm7 isoform X2, with amino-acid sequence MADKEKKKKESILDLSKYIDKTIRVKFQGGREASGILKGFDPLLNLVLDGTIEYMRDPDDQYKLTEDTRQLGLVVCRGTSVVLICPQDGMEAIPNPFVQQHDA
- the LSM7 gene encoding U6 snRNA-associated Sm-like protein LSm7 isoform X1: MADKEKKKKESILDLSKYIDKTIRVKFQGGREESSEERVNSQRAGTTSGILKGFDPLLNLVLDGTIEYMRDPDDQYKLTEDTRQLGLVVCRGTSVVLICPQDGMEAIPNPFVQQHDA